The genomic DNA gaggccagTGGCGAAGGcaaatcccttctgaaggccggTGGCGAAGGCAAAACCCTTCTGGAGACCGGCGGGGAAGGCGAATCACTTCTGGAGGCCGGCGGGGAAGGCAAATCACTTCTggaggcgaaacccctctggaggccgtccgcgaaggcgaatcccctctGGAGGCCAGAGGCGAAAACCCTCTGGGGGCCGTCCGCGAAGGCGAAAAGCCCCTGAAAGCCGGAGGCGAAGGCAAATCCCTTCTGAAGGTCAGCTGCGAAGGTGAATCTCTTCTGAAGGCCGAGCAGGTCTGCGgcaaaggcgaaacccctcaggAGGACAGGCAGACCGAGCAGGAGAAGGGGCAGCCGAGCTGAAGACAGGCGGTGGatcagctgggctgaagacaggcggTGGATCAGCTGGGCTAGAGTCCGCCAAACAGGCAACGGGAACAGAGGTCGACAGGGCACGAGGGGCAGGAGTGGGTCTGACCAAAAACAAGGGCAAAGTCACTGGGGTGGTCTCAAGGGCAGTCTCAAGGGCGCCGGGGACCGGCAAAGTCACTGGTGAGGTCTCTGGGGCGCCAGAGACCGGCAAAGTCACTGGGGAGGTCTCTGGGGTGCCGGAGACTGGCTTGCCCGTAAGCGAACACTCTGGGAGAGCAGTCGACGTGgactctgggaggtcagtcATCGTAGACTCTGGACGACTGGAAGACTCTTGAAGAGCTGTCATCGGAGACTCTGGGCGGATGCACGTCAGCGGCGGTTCTGGGCAGGTGCACGTCAGCGGCGGTTCTGGGCAGGTGCACGTCAGCGGCGGTTCTGGGCAGGTGCACGTCAGTGTCGCTAGCCAGCCGAGGATCAGGGAGGCCGCTAGCCAGCCGAGGTTCTGGagggctgctagccagccaAGGTTCTGGAGGTGCTGCTAGCCAGCCAGGGATCTGTGAGGCTGCTAGCCACCTGGGAACCAGGGatgctgctagccagccgggaatctgtgaggctgctagccagccaggAATCTgtgaggctgctagccagccggggttCAGAAAGGCTGCTTGAAAGCTCGGGGACGCCAGAGAGCTCGGGGACGCCAGAGAGGCTGCTAGCTAGCCTGGATTCAGGGGGGCTGCTAGCTAGCCGAGACTCAGAGAGGTTGCTAGCTAGCCGGGGCTCGgagaggctgctagccagcctgGATATAGGGGGGATGCTAGCTAGCCGGGATTCTGGGATGGGGCCGCTAGCCAACCCAGGGTCAGGAGAGCTGCACGTCAGCCCAGGCTCAGGAGAGCTGCACGTCGGCCCAGGGTCAGGAGAGCTGCACGTCGGCCCAGGAACGAAAGGGTTGCATGTCAGCTCAGGAACAGAAGGGTTGCACGTCAACTCGGGAACACTGGCCAGCTCTGGAACCCTGGTCACACAGGTCAGCTCTGGAACACTAGTCAACTCTGGAACAGGCTCGCTGGACAGCACGGGCTCGGGGCCGCTGGACAGCATGGGCTCGGGGCCGCTGGACGGCATAAACTCTGGGCTGAAGAGAGGGTGAAGCAGGGAATAGCGTTGGGAGCCAGGTTGTCTTCTTCCCCGTTTATGGCCCCCACGGTTCCCAGGGAATATGGCTAGGCGAGTCCCTTCAAAAGTCTGCTTGTTCTTGAGGGTGCCCGCAGAGAAGGTAACCGCCAATTGAAAGGTGTTCAGGGGTGCTGCAAGAAGGCGAACTGGACCCTTGTCTTCAAGCTTGAAGGATGGCGGCTTTCGCCTCCGTCTGTCTAGCACACTTAGCCATATACTGGAAGatagtcaaaaaaaagtctctgGCTCACCTCCAGGTGGAGCACCGACAGGATTAAGAGTAATAGGCAGAGGAGCAGGCTGGGAGACAGACAAAAACCCAGTAGTCAAAATCCTAGCAGGCTGAGCAACAGGGAGGCTGGTGGTAGCTAGCTGACACTGAGGTAGGCCGGGAATTTGAGGAGCATACAGACttggaaaaacacaaatgcagaTGAATGAGCTGGAGAGGAAATTAAGCGTTTAACCCAATCTGGAATTGAGTCATTAAGCCAGGGCTTTTCTGACACACGAGCAAACGACAAAATCGCCTCTTTCTGGCAATCACTGTCTCCTTCCACATAGTCTTCAGCTCAATCAGGTCACATGTTAGCTCACATAGTTCATCTGACAAAGAGTGTGCAGGATCCATAGTCCAGGTAGGTTAGAGCTGTAACCagtagaaaaaacaaaaagaaaaaaaactgagaacCCACCGGGAAAAAAGGAAGCCTCTCTGCTGGGTCCAAGTGGTCAGATCATTCGGTCAGGAGTTTCAGGGGAtgtaggacccaaatgcaagatGGTAGAAACAACAGTAATCTCaaggatttatttaaatgaaatccaaCGAACAAAAGGTGCCCTGGAAGAGCAGGCAAAAATCcaacaaaaacaggaacaggcaAAACATCAGGAACACTGAGACCAACAGGGTAGATGAGACACAGACACTCCAAACAACATACAacgatctgacacaggacaaggggaacacaaagactaaatacagagggtaacgaggcaacaagaggaaggtgacacaagggctgggaaacaggtggaaaatatcaggcaatcacaagatcactgatacagtatgttaaaaaacaCTGATACAGTCTGATAACTAACTCTGAGACAGTCTGTTAACTAACACTAATACAGTCTGATAACTAACACTGAGACAGTCTGATAACTAACACTGATACAGTCTGTTAACTAACACTGATACAGTCTCTTAAATAACACTTAGACAGTCTGTTAACTAACACTGAGACAGTCTGATAACTAACACTGATACAGTCTGTTAACTAACAATGAGACAGTCTGATAACTAACACTGGTACAGTCTGTTAACTAACAATGAGACAGTCTGTTAACTAACACTGGTACAGTCTGTTAACTAACACTGATACAGTATGTTAACTAACACTGAGACAGTCTGTTAACTAACACTGAGACAGTCagccagggctgtagtactctaGTAGAGACGGTTTTTCTATGGTAttggacttgtctcggactcactggtatttggacttggacttgtctcgGTCTCTGCCACTTGTCTTGCCAATtatggcttttggtctcgaccgagtccagatgtctttattatgtttataataacattggagggaaagtgaaacactggCCACCTGATAACCAATCACACACTAGATTATCTTTGCACACCCTCCATCTGCGTGACCTGCTAACGTtattgccattcattttcattgattttGTACACACTGTAACAAATGAAGATGTCCTCCAATTCTGCCATAATCCAATTTGGTTATAGAAATCACCAGGAATTTCTCAGCACTGCACTTAAAAAGACACAGGGCAGACTGCAAATTCTGCAAAGCAACAATTTCGGAAATGTCAAACTTCGTAGCCTGCAGAGGAATCAAACATTGCGGTATGTTAACTGCAGAGCTAGGAGCTGCTTAGCCTTATCTATGtgttaacgttaacattagctaacataGCAGAAGATAAAGGTAATGTTCTTGGACATAAAGTTATCATAACTTACGTCTGTTATTACTGGTTTCATGaggtaaaaaaatgtaaacgatTATGGTATACGCAATTGTTTATCGTGTATTGTATTACGTTTGTGGTTGTGCGCAGTCTTTTTACAAATGAACGCTCacgttaacgttaacattaTGGTTAAGTaaactttaaaatactttttttctgtcctggaCTCGGTTTTGATTCGGATTCAAACctttttggactcggtcttgtcttggactcgaacctctttggactcagtcttgacttggtctcgacaagtcctggtcttggacttgtcttggacttgacaaaggtggtcttgactacaacccTGCAGTCAGCTGCATTCTGCCAAATGAATCTATCTAACCCAGATTTTCCTGTGCcgcggttttgttccgtcctccgccaagagccataccacaccgggagcatcTCAGAAGTAGAGCGTCTTGaccagaagtgaatttagtaatgaaatggGAGACGGAAATTGTAAAAGTGGTTGTTGTTATGGTTCCAGCGCTTTTCATTGTGGGATGCAATAGGCGATGTACAGTAGACTGGACCCATGCAGACTGGAGATTTTCTCTGAATCAGTATGACATTTTGGCATACTGCAGATAACCTTTTGtttgcatactgcatactacatttTGGCCAAATCAGTACATACTGCTATTATAGTAACAGGTTTTATCTCATTTGATAAGAAATTTTTCTGATTATAGTCAAGAAATCTGGTACGAACTAATTCATGCATCGGTTTGAGTCGCTGTGATTTattgtgggaggtgctgcggaagAATGGGGTGAGGGGGAACCTTTTCAGGGATATCCAATCCCTGTACGACCAAAGTGAGAAAGtcagacgaaaagagagctgagacagaaggcaaagctcttgatctactggtcagttttcgttcctaccctcacctatggtcatgaatgttgggtcatgaccaaaacaacaagatccagggtacaagcggccgaaatgggtttcctcaggagggtggctggcgtctcccttagagatagggtgagaagatcagtcatccgtgaggagctcagagtagagctgctgctcctttgcgtcgaaagtagccagttgaggtggtttgggcatctggtaaggatgccccctgggcgcctccctagggaggtgttccaggcacgtccagctgggaggaggcctcgggaaggacccaggactaggtggagggattatatctccaacctggcctgggaacgcctcgggatcccccagtcggagctggttaatgtggctcgggaaagagaagtttggggtcccctactggagctgctgcccccgcgaccccaGCCCGGATAAGAGGATGacgatggatagatggatggacgcAGAACAGTAATCGACCATATCAAATGAAACCTGTGAGTTGGCCTTCATTAAAGGATGAAAGCAAATCATTTGAGTTTTAGAAAAGCAGtgtttgctcccgtcataactactacggccactagaaacctaaatattaaacaaaacaacttcTGGGGGCGTTTTTTAGAGGACAGTCTTGTTTGTTCTTATATGAACAGAATATTAAATATACAGTTTTTAATGGGggtatttttgtaaatttgttaAGGAATCACTAATACTGATTTCACCTTGTTTATTTTCCTTATTCGGgtaaagattgtttttttatttgtaagttTGTATGTTTTAATTCTAAATCACTCTCAACATGTTGTTACATTAATAAATTAGTAAGTTTCCTTCTCAAATCACTTTGACTCATTGGAATATTTTGACCTGGAAATCCATTCAACCgtcagtttttattttctgtgaatattattattaaggtGTTAAATAgaggtcaacacacacacacacacacacacgcacacagacactcacagacagacagacacacacacacacacacacacacacacactctctctctctctctctctctctctctctctctctctcggtggTTGTTTGTTCGTTTCATGTTTCTGTTGATGAATTTAATCATCAagttttcttttataaaacCACAAAACTCTGAGCTGGAAACATCAGAAAGCTGAACCACTGAACTCAGATCAGATCAACCAGAACTCAGCCAGAACTCAGCCAGAACTCAACCAGAACTCAACCAGAACTCAACCAGAACCAGCCATGGAAAGAGGCAAGATATGAAGATCACTGGTTTCATTAACACTGACATTACtcatttaattttcatttttattttactttattctgTTCTcctcccctgtctgtctgtctgtctgtctgtttgtctgtctgtctctctgcctgtctcacctgtctgtctctcagccgTCCTCCTGCTGTCGCTGCTGTATTTGGGTGTGTcctctcagccaatcacagacggCCAGCGTCTGTTCTCCATCGCCGTCAGCAGAGTTCAGCACCTCCACCTGCTCGCTCAGAGACTCTTCTCCGACTTTGTGAGTCTAGGGCAGCtcacagggaaaaaaaactcattaaCTGTCTAACTGTATCTGTTACTGTGTCTGTAGTCTCTCATGTCCAGTTAtgcctccacagcgctgtgcagtaaggtctggctacacgacagatgcattctgggataggagactAAACTCTCCTGGTTTATTTGcatatctttaaaccaatcccaatggtcctgggcggcgctgagctagagaggaaatgatctatcatattctttataaacctcccagttagagaggaaatgatctaacatattctttataaacctcccagttagagaggaaatgatctatcatattctttataaacctcccagttagagaggaaatgatctaacatattctttataaacctcccagttagagaggaaatgatctaacatattcttattaaaacctcccagttagagaggaaatgatctatcatattctttataaacctcccagttagagaggaaatgatctaacatattctttataaaacctcccagttagagaggaaatgatctaacatattcttattaaaacctcccagttagagaggaaatgatctaacatattctttataaaacctcccagttagagaggaaattatctcacatattcttattaaatctttacaatcattccctgaaagaaccagcAGACCTGTCTTGTTGCTCCTTCCACATCTTCATAACTTGATATTTTCAGCATGAAGCTCGCTAGCtacaaggttgttgttgtttaacgGAGTTTGAGAACAGAAACACGGATGAGAGAGGAAGGTGGAAATTGTTCTTGTGTTGATCCAgactttttgtatttgtgtgtataactgtgtgtatactgtgtgtatttgtgtgtatactgtgtttaactgtttctataactgtgtatttgtgtttattagGAGAGCTCTCTGCAGACAGAGGAGCAGCGTCAACTCAACAAAATCTTCCTGCAGGATTTCTGCAACTCTGATTACATCATCAGCCCCATCGACAAACACGAGACACAACGCAGCTCTGTGAGAGGACCACAcaacactattattattattattattattattattattattattattattattattatttatagtgtcagatcctaacaggagttatctgAGGACACATTACAGATTGAGTAGGTCTATACCACACTCTATATCACTTACAGACAGCAAacatttggtgcgacagcagCGAGGAACAACTTCCTTTAAACAGACTGAAACCTTAGATAGAACCAGACTCTTGTGGTGCGTGTGGTCAATTTACCTGGGAACTCAGACACCGGAGCTgagaatgacgtcacacccgggTTGATTGCGTCCCAAATAAGTCAGATTTTCACTGTGGGGTTAGGTCTAGTtaggttagctattgttagctaTACCTGTTGATAACAAAACAATACGCTATTTTCTGTGCATACATAGAgcgtagcaacatgtccacagatagaagttggacaggactgtgtgtacgactgatttaatttaataaactatgttactacagctttcactgctTTGATACACAGCGGCCATGTTGTCCGAGTTCAGTACAAAGTGAACACACCATTTGTGTTGAAGCTGTTGTCTGATTGGTTCTAGGTGTTGAAGCTGTTGTCTATCTCCTATCGTTTGGTCGAGTCCTGGGAGTTTCCGAGTCGTTCTCTATCTGGAGGTTCAGCTCCCAGAAACCAGATTTCCCCCAAACTGTCGGAACTCAAGACGGGAATCCTGCTGCTCAtcaaggtaacacacacacacacacacacacacacagacacacacaacagtaATGTTAGTCTGGCTGTGACCAACCATGTGACCCTGTAGATAACTGATGATGTGAATAACCATGTGACCCTGCAGGCCAGTGAGGACGGCGCCGAGCTTTTCCCCGACAGCTCGGCTCTGCAGCTGCCGCCGTATGGAAACTATTACCAAAGTCTGAGCGCCGACGAGTCACTGCGCAGAACCTATGAACTGCTGGCCTGCTTCAAGAAAGACATGCAcaaggtgggggtggggggataCTTTAACAATACTGTAACTAAATACTGTATTGACACACAGATGCCAAGTATCCATCTGTTATTACAGGAATGAAACATTAGAATTTAACTGTTTGGTACGAGAATAACACAATAATTGGCCATTTCTCTCAGAGCGATGCCTGGTGGTCAGCCAGTAGATTTggtaaaatgtgttattttaaataaaaaatccaaacAGTATTTCTCAAACCGTCTGCAGTGAACAGCAAACAGTGAAGAGAACAGATGTGTTGTTTTCAACCTAAAATAAACTCAGATGTAAATTCAAAcattattatcaaaatagttggcgattaatttaacagTTGACATCTAACAGATGAATCTCTGCGGCTCTGATGTTTGTATTTTGCAGGTGGAGACGTACCTGACGGTGGCGAAATGTCGACTCTCTCCAGAAGCTAACTGCACCCTGTAGCCCAGCCCCTCCATCGTGTAACCCCGCCCCTCTGGCACATAGCCCCACCCCCATAGATGATGTCACATCCTGTGTGCTCTGTAGCCCAGCCTCCATGTTATCTGCCTCCGCTAACTAGGGTTAGCATTAGCTTTAGTGTTTCTTTGCTGATGATGAAATGTTTTAAGATGagaacaggaagtgatgtcatacTGCCAGCGTGTTAAAATAAAGCTGTGTTGCATTCAGGCgcgtctctgtgtctctgattCATGAATATGGTCTCCTATCAATTTGCAAATTGTGaaacacatttcacaaatgAACAGTCCCTCCAGCAATGTTGCGATCGCAACGCAAATTCAGTGCTCCtcacaattttgaccaatcatcGCAACTttcccgcaaatttgaccaataaccggagtttcccgcgacttcaaccaatcccagcagtccctcGGGCCAGACTTTGTATCAgcatgtgactctgagagccaatgaacaagctggagtgagaacgggttgacgtaacACAGGCACGTCACCAAATTAATATCCTTGTTACTGATATGAAGACAAAAcatgtgtgactcgaacatctcacatttaccaacaaaacgtacagcgaaagaccgtgtaaaacatttcagaccgtcctgccaacctgtatatattttaacatcaatgtacgctgtaacgatttcAATCTGCAGACagtgaaagctgctgctgtttcctgtcggctctctgcagcgggcggggcagCTGCTGATttcccccccgcgactgacgcacacacacagacacacacacacacacaaacacacacacagacatacacacacacacacacaaacacactgtggaTGCAGGAAAATCCGGAGATGAGAtgtacacgatgacctaaattgaggacagctataCTCATTATtataagtgcaatgataagttaaagtccaataagtactttatcaaaccgtatgaatgtgtgtcccaggccaggttagtgtatgtgtgtgtgtgtgtgtgtgtgtgtgtgtgtgtgtgtgtgtgtgtgtgtgtgtgtgtgtgtgtgtgtgtgtgtgtgtgtgtgtgtgtctcaggccAGGATAGAAAATTAACTAACAACGTAATGATCACTGaaacatatgttcaaatttgatttattcaatgaattataattttttgttttaaatccaccAGATATTTTCATATCATACCAACATTTGCGGCATTCTGAGCCTTGTTGGTAAGGTTAATATAGCAacactcagcccagagtagttttattctccctgaaataaccaaaaaagaaatagcaactttttacaaaagctcctgcaaaatcagacattttgggccgcaacgatctcaaaaaaaggcagagaaatcctggagggactggaagAACTGAGGGCCAGAGGTGGCAtggcatggcgaggtatgtacaaacaggccgcactgaggtaaaagcatggtgaggtatgtactaacattCTGCACTGAGCTAAAAGCATGGCggggtatgtactaacaggctgcactgaggaataagcatggcgaggtatgtactaacattCTGCACTGAGCTAAAAGTATGGCAaagtatgtactaacaggcctcACTGAGGATaaagcatggtgaggtatgtactaacattCTGCACTGAGCTAAAAGTATGGCAaagtatgtactaacaggcctcACTGAGGATaaagcatggtgaggtatgtactaacaggccacaatgaggtaacagcatggtgaggtatgtactaacaggccgcactgaggtataagcatggtgaggtatgtactaacaggcagcactgaggtaaaagcatggcgagatatgtactaacaggccgcAATGAGATaaaagcatggtgaggtatatactaacaggccacactgacgtaacagcatggtgaggtatgtacaaacattCTGCAATGAGCTAAAAGCATGGcaaggtatgtactaacaggccgcactgaCATAAAAAGCAtagcgaggtatgtactaacagtcTGCACTGAGCTAAAAGCATGGCGAgatatgtactaacaggccacactgaggtataagcatggcg from Sander vitreus isolate 19-12246 unplaced genomic scaffold, sanVit1 ctg358_0, whole genome shotgun sequence includes the following:
- the gh1 gene encoding somatotropin, translated to MKITGFINTDITHLIFIFILLYSVLLPCLSVCLSVCLSVSLPVSPVCLSAVLLLSLLYLGVSSQPITDGQRLFSIAVSRVQHLHLLAQRLFSDFESSLQTEEQRQLNKIFLQDFCNSDYIISPIDKHETQRSSVLKLLSISYRLVESWEFPSRSLSGGSAPRNQISPKLSELKTGILLLIKASEDGAELFPDSSALQLPPYGNYYQSLSADESLRRTYELLACFKKDMHKVETYLTVAKCRLSPEANCTL